In the Geobacter sp. FeAm09 genome, one interval contains:
- a CDS encoding HEAT repeat domain-containing protein codes for MQVTTPSSPPAVLEALGNVSRALRAWQFYPKGHPSRKNSILQAYLSLQRALDGSDLSLVCGRGGFSLPNGEPLQDGMRMTAALSFELFARRAQKITFLRDLFQEDLLGFIRIVSASPDAIQQAGGLARVMGDHGIRTIWANEFDLAAIRGKRREVESRGVVPPGLDEIERGGWEHPAAQELSPTAPEDADPEQALYALLSRLSTTVDEDIYPMLARQGIACCEALMARRELAPVLPLAEILAQHMGDPGRGKKIMGVARFGLEQLAAREEFLEFVLESLGTANGISPRGGLAVMVAGGEAAIQHAVEKMALADTPAVRKKLIQLLGRLGESAVAPILAMLNDKRWYVARNLAAILGDMGSREAVPELEKCLRNPDGRVAKEAIRSLAKIGGPQAETAVIDILRSADSALWPQAIASLGGMKSRKALAVLLQIVCADDRFLQNLALKCDALAAIAMIGDQQATPRLVRLLESRHLFARSRWTQFKIGIAGCLAKLDDSRALPALRKKARGSGELARACTEALGAIERAKE; via the coding sequence ATGCAGGTCACCACTCCTTCATCGCCCCCCGCCGTTCTGGAGGCCCTGGGCAACGTCAGCCGGGCGTTGCGTGCATGGCAGTTCTACCCCAAAGGGCACCCCAGCCGCAAGAACAGTATCCTCCAGGCGTACCTCTCCCTCCAGCGGGCGCTGGACGGCAGCGATCTGTCCCTTGTGTGCGGGCGCGGCGGATTCAGCCTGCCGAACGGTGAGCCGCTTCAGGACGGCATGCGCATGACCGCTGCCCTCTCCTTCGAGCTCTTTGCCCGGCGGGCGCAAAAAATCACCTTTCTCCGCGACCTCTTCCAGGAAGATCTCCTGGGCTTCATCAGGATCGTCTCCGCGTCACCCGACGCCATCCAGCAGGCAGGCGGCCTGGCAAGGGTCATGGGCGACCACGGCATCCGCACCATCTGGGCCAACGAATTCGACCTCGCGGCCATCAGGGGCAAACGTCGCGAAGTCGAGTCCCGGGGGGTGGTTCCGCCGGGGCTCGACGAGATCGAAAGGGGCGGCTGGGAGCACCCGGCCGCCCAGGAACTTTCGCCCACCGCCCCCGAAGACGCCGACCCGGAGCAGGCCCTGTACGCCCTCCTGAGCCGCCTGAGCACGACCGTTGACGAAGACATCTACCCCATGCTCGCCCGTCAGGGCATTGCCTGCTGCGAGGCGCTCATGGCCCGCCGCGAGCTGGCGCCCGTACTCCCCCTGGCGGAGATCCTCGCCCAGCATATGGGCGATCCGGGACGCGGGAAAAAGATCATGGGGGTTGCCCGCTTCGGACTTGAGCAGCTTGCCGCGCGGGAGGAGTTCCTCGAATTCGTTCTGGAGAGCCTGGGCACGGCCAACGGAATTTCTCCCCGGGGTGGCCTGGCCGTTATGGTGGCCGGCGGCGAGGCTGCAATCCAGCACGCCGTGGAGAAGATGGCCCTGGCCGATACCCCGGCCGTGCGCAAAAAGCTGATCCAACTGCTGGGACGCCTGGGAGAGTCCGCCGTTGCCCCCATCCTGGCCATGCTGAACGACAAGCGCTGGTATGTGGCCAGAAACCTGGCCGCCATCCTCGGGGACATGGGCAGCCGGGAGGCGGTCCCCGAACTGGAGAAATGCCTGCGGAACCCTGACGGCAGGGTCGCCAAGGAGGCGATCCGCAGCCTGGCGAAAATCGGCGGTCCCCAGGCGGAGACGGCCGTCATCGACATTCTGCGCAGCGCCGACTCGGCGCTGTGGCCCCAGGCGATCGCCTCCCTCGGCGGCATGAAGAGCCGCAAGGCCCTTGCCGTGCTCTTGCAGATCGTCTGCGCCGATGACCGGTTCCTGCAAAACCTCGCCCTGAAATGCGACGCCCTGGCGGCAATCGCCATGATCGGCGACCAGCAGGCAACCCCGCGCCTCGTACGGCTCCTCGAAAGCAGGCACCTGTTCGCGCGCAGCCGCTGGACCCAGTTCAAGATCGGCATCGCCGGCTGTCTGGCCAAACTGGACGACAGCCGCGCCCTGCCGGCCCTGAGAAAGAAGGCGCGCGGCTCGGGCGAGCTGGCCCGTGCCTGCACCGAAGCCCTCGGCGCCATCGAGCGGGCAAAGGAGTGA
- a CDS encoding glycosyltransferase family 2 protein — MPHPPPPIAAYLRSRAVAAPWQIQGLPAGPFTGAVVIPSLAECRNLPLTLHSLAANPPEVRARFLLLVVVNQRGDASPGEQADNRATLEMLPAWKGEYGLEHLHWVDAASPGSELPPKQGVGLARKIGLDLALAHLDFAGGDPLLVCLDADTTVQPDYLAAIEEHFACTAEGGASIPYRHRPAGDPAGQAAIDRYELFLRAYVLGLQQAGSPYAFPTVGSAMACRASAYAASGGMNRRLAGEDFYFLQQVHKVAGVASLTGTVVHPSPRASHRVPFGTGRAVGDMLASGEGRLLFYQPVLFRILGEWLACVAGHGGADGAGLLDRAGAISPHLREFLGQAGFGAAWDNLLRHNPGEGRLMTAFHGWFDAFRTMRLLHHLSDNGWPRVPPEEAVGPLLERAGSEGAPDVGGLLERLRGLQGV; from the coding sequence ATGCCCCACCCGCCTCCACCCATCGCCGCCTACCTGCGCAGCCGTGCCGTTGCCGCTCCCTGGCAGATCCAAGGCCTGCCCGCCGGGCCGTTTACGGGCGCCGTGGTCATCCCCAGCCTGGCGGAGTGCCGCAACCTCCCCCTGACGCTCCACTCCCTGGCCGCCAATCCGCCCGAGGTCCGCGCCCGTTTCCTGCTCCTGGTGGTGGTCAACCAGCGGGGGGACGCCTCCCCCGGGGAACAGGCCGACAACCGGGCAACCCTGGAGATGTTGCCCGCCTGGAAAGGGGAGTACGGGCTGGAGCATCTGCACTGGGTGGATGCCGCCTCGCCGGGCAGCGAACTGCCGCCGAAGCAGGGGGTGGGGCTGGCGCGCAAGATCGGCCTGGATCTGGCCCTGGCGCACCTGGATTTTGCCGGGGGCGATCCGCTTCTGGTCTGCCTCGACGCCGACACCACCGTCCAGCCCGACTATCTGGCGGCCATAGAAGAACACTTTGCCTGCACGGCAGAGGGGGGAGCGAGCATCCCCTACCGCCATCGCCCGGCCGGCGACCCGGCAGGCCAGGCGGCCATCGACCGCTACGAGCTGTTCCTGCGGGCCTATGTGCTGGGGTTGCAGCAGGCCGGTTCGCCCTATGCCTTCCCCACCGTGGGGAGCGCCATGGCCTGTCGGGCCTCGGCCTACGCCGCCAGCGGGGGGATGAACCGCCGTCTGGCCGGCGAGGACTTCTACTTCCTCCAGCAGGTGCACAAGGTGGCCGGGGTAGCCTCCCTCACAGGCACCGTCGTCCACCCGTCGCCCCGTGCTTCCCACCGGGTTCCCTTCGGCACCGGCCGGGCGGTGGGGGATATGCTCGCGTCCGGGGAGGGGCGGCTGCTCTTCTATCAGCCGGTGCTGTTCCGGATCCTGGGGGAGTGGCTGGCGTGCGTGGCGGGGCATGGGGGTGCCGACGGTGCCGGGCTGCTGGACCGCGCAGGCGCCATTTCGCCCCACCTGCGGGAATTCCTGGGACAGGCCGGTTTCGGTGCGGCCTGGGACAACCTGCTGCGGCACAACCCCGGCGAGGGGCGCCTGATGACCGCCTTTCACGGCTGGTTCGACGCCTTCCGCACCATGCGCCTGCTGCATCACTTAAGCGACAACGGCTGGCCCCGCGTCCCGCCGGAAGAGGCCGTGGGGCCGCTGCTGGAACGGGCCGGGTCCGAGGGTGCCCCTGATGTGGGAGGGCTGCTGGAGCGGCTGAGGGGACTCCAGGGGGTGTGA
- a CDS encoding FprA family A-type flavoprotein — protein sequence MLGTVEIKPGLYWIGSEDPDLRLFDDLFPTEHGTTYNSYLIKGSEKVAIIDTVKGKRADEFMDKIKSLVDPKSIDYIIVNHAEPDHSGSVAYLLEHCPQATVVSTTAAKTFLGNLIHKPFTSQVVKDGDTIDLGGRKLRFIMAPFLHWPDTMFTRLEGDNILFTCDAFGSHYCSPGHLFNDEIEDITSARRFYYDCLMRPFKDKVLSAVEKIRHDVIDMICPSHGPIIRQDPWKAIEQFESWSKPTTLVKKIFILYLSPHGNTEKMATAVADGAKADGVEVISYHISHLGADEVRNIMEEAEALIFGIPTINRDIPKPMWDVLAYLSTVKLKSSLAAVFGSYGWSGEACKMAEERLKGIGFKLVGESVRTPFNPKAEALEQCRALGRAVAEAVLQKS from the coding sequence ATGCTGGGAACTGTTGAAATAAAACCGGGACTTTACTGGATCGGATCGGAAGACCCGGACCTGCGCCTCTTTGACGACCTCTTCCCCACCGAACACGGCACCACCTATAATTCCTACCTGATCAAGGGGAGCGAGAAGGTCGCCATCATCGACACGGTCAAAGGCAAACGGGCCGATGAGTTCATGGACAAGATCAAATCGCTGGTCGATCCGAAGAGTATCGACTACATCATCGTCAACCACGCCGAGCCCGACCACTCCGGGTCGGTCGCCTACCTGCTGGAGCACTGCCCCCAGGCCACGGTGGTGTCCACCACCGCCGCCAAGACCTTCCTCGGCAACCTGATACACAAACCGTTCACCTCCCAGGTCGTCAAGGACGGCGACACCATCGATCTGGGGGGCCGCAAGCTGCGCTTCATCATGGCCCCGTTTCTGCACTGGCCCGACACCATGTTCACCCGCCTGGAGGGGGACAACATCCTCTTCACCTGCGACGCCTTCGGCTCCCATTACTGCAGCCCGGGGCACCTTTTCAACGACGAGATAGAGGACATCACCTCGGCCCGCCGCTTCTACTACGACTGCCTCATGCGCCCCTTCAAGGACAAGGTGCTCTCCGCGGTGGAAAAGATCCGCCACGACGTGATCGACATGATCTGCCCCAGCCACGGCCCGATCATCAGACAGGACCCCTGGAAGGCCATCGAGCAGTTCGAGAGCTGGAGCAAGCCGACGACCCTGGTGAAAAAGATCTTCATCCTCTACCTGTCGCCCCACGGCAACACGGAAAAGATGGCCACGGCGGTGGCCGACGGCGCCAAGGCCGACGGCGTGGAGGTCATCAGTTACCACATCAGCCATTTGGGCGCCGACGAGGTGCGCAACATCATGGAAGAGGCCGAAGCCCTCATCTTCGGCATCCCCACCATCAACCGCGACATCCCCAAGCCCATGTGGGACGTTTTAGCCTACCTCAGCACCGTCAAGCTCAAGAGCAGCCTGGCGGCGGTGTTCGGCAGCTACGGCTGGAGCGGCGAGGCGTGCAAGATGGCCGAGGAGCGGTTGAAGGGGATCGGTTTCAAACTGGTGGGCGAATCGGTCCGCACCCCTTTCAACCCCAAGGCGGAGGCCCTGGAACAGTGCCGGGCCCTGGGCCGGGCCGTTGCCGAGGCGGTATTGCAGAAGAGCTGA
- a CDS encoding HD-GYP domain-containing protein: MGEVDKQLALRMITLFSGAVKGMAFYPPSHPAIRQPLLELDRLFGAALAQNGHITWGTVDGLMFFGEHLFITPSTAVADLTNRMMEKGIDRIVMESGLTFDELQEFVRLLSGTTDGPDELRARMERQQIRHILVARRKDAPLPDQPEEGDDEMGEGYALATYGQALGAIRGVCRDIEQGRIPSSAPVIGAVQRLAGITLRDPSTLLGLAMIKDYDNYTFNHCVNVGVLAMSLGAALGMDADGVREVGIAGQLHDIGKTMIPKEIVNKPGKLSGAEFREMQRHSELGAKIIREMEGLGPRVGQAVLGHHLHYNRSGYPEWARGFDYDRMIDIIAIADTYDAITTLRVYQHPVTPRAALGVMQKLMGTILDGDLVTRFVGMMGRYPVGTLVRLDTNEVALVHRPNPLDEEAPVVRIVLTADGARLPAPREQKLAERDGTSYARIVAVVDPLLKNIDVGSLINSRHY, translated from the coding sequence ATGGGGGAGGTGGACAAACAACTCGCCCTGCGGATGATCACCCTCTTCTCCGGCGCGGTCAAGGGCATGGCCTTCTACCCCCCCTCCCATCCCGCCATCCGCCAGCCCCTGCTTGAGCTGGACCGGCTTTTCGGCGCCGCTCTGGCCCAGAACGGCCACATCACCTGGGGGACTGTGGATGGCCTCATGTTCTTCGGGGAGCATCTCTTCATCACACCCTCCACCGCTGTTGCCGATCTGACCAACCGGATGATGGAAAAGGGGATCGACCGGATCGTCATGGAGAGCGGACTGACCTTTGACGAGCTTCAGGAGTTCGTGCGCCTCCTCTCCGGCACCACGGACGGACCCGACGAACTCCGCGCCCGGATGGAGCGGCAGCAGATACGCCACATCCTGGTGGCGCGCCGGAAGGACGCCCCCCTGCCCGATCAGCCGGAGGAGGGGGACGACGAGATGGGTGAAGGCTACGCCCTGGCCACCTACGGCCAGGCCCTGGGTGCCATCCGGGGCGTCTGCCGCGACATCGAGCAGGGACGGATCCCCAGCAGCGCCCCGGTGATCGGCGCGGTACAGCGGCTGGCCGGCATCACCCTGCGCGATCCCTCCACCCTCCTGGGACTCGCCATGATCAAGGACTACGACAACTACACCTTCAACCACTGCGTCAACGTGGGGGTGCTGGCCATGTCCCTGGGGGCCGCCCTCGGCATGGACGCGGACGGCGTCAGGGAGGTCGGCATTGCCGGGCAGCTGCACGACATCGGCAAGACCATGATTCCCAAGGAGATCGTCAACAAGCCGGGCAAATTGTCCGGTGCGGAGTTCCGGGAGATGCAGCGCCACTCGGAACTGGGGGCCAAGATCATCCGCGAGATGGAAGGGCTCGGTCCCCGGGTCGGCCAGGCCGTCCTGGGGCACCACCTGCACTACAACCGCAGCGGGTATCCCGAATGGGCCCGCGGCTTCGACTACGACCGGATGATCGACATCATCGCCATCGCCGACACCTACGACGCCATCACCACCCTGCGGGTCTACCAGCATCCCGTCACCCCGCGGGCCGCCCTGGGGGTGATGCAGAAACTGATGGGGACCATCCTGGACGGCGACCTGGTGACCCGCTTCGTGGGGATGATGGGCAGATACCCGGTGGGAACGCTGGTGCGCCTGGACACCAACGAGGTGGCCCTCGTCCACCGCCCCAACCCGCTGGACGAAGAGGCGCCGGTGGTCAGGATCGTGCTGACAGCGGACGGCGCCCGCCTCCCCGCGCCCCGGGAACAGAAGCTGGCGGAACGGGACGGAACAAGCTATGCCAGGATTGTGGCGGTGGTGGATCCGCTCCTGAAGAACATCGACGTGGGGAGCCTGATCAACTCCCGGCATTACTGA
- a CDS encoding HEAT repeat domain-containing protein: protein MSQIVRTRIDALRPLLRDADPEVRAAVATAIERLEATGGIDEILHALKTGNTGARVAAIHALGEIGGDRAVAPLVYCAGRPEADIRSAAVEALGRLAVPSTLPVLLERLDDENTAIRGRAIGALAAFPPSQLLYERLRPFLAAADGTLEAEAALALARLKDLSSEGRITTLLASPHAATRQAAATALSLLPLEFQFLPASNGEK from the coding sequence ATGAGCCAGATTGTTCGGACAAGGATCGATGCCCTGCGGCCGCTTCTCCGGGACGCGGACCCGGAGGTGCGCGCCGCCGTTGCCACGGCGATCGAGCGGCTGGAGGCCACCGGCGGCATCGACGAGATCCTCCACGCGCTGAAAACCGGGAATACGGGCGCGCGGGTCGCCGCCATCCATGCCCTGGGCGAGATCGGCGGCGACCGGGCGGTCGCCCCGCTGGTCTACTGCGCCGGCCGGCCGGAGGCCGACATTCGCTCCGCAGCGGTGGAGGCGCTCGGCCGGCTGGCCGTCCCTTCCACGCTGCCGGTGCTGCTGGAGCGTCTCGATGATGAGAATACCGCCATCCGGGGGCGGGCGATAGGGGCCTTGGCCGCTTTCCCCCCCTCGCAGCTTCTGTACGAACGGCTGCGGCCGTTTCTGGCGGCGGCGGACGGGACTCTGGAGGCCGAAGCCGCCCTGGCCCTGGCCCGGCTCAAGGATCTTTCCTCCGAGGGGCGCATCACGACGCTTCTGGCCTCGCCCCACGCCGCCACCCGCCAGGCTGCCGCTACGGCCCTGAGCCTGCTCCCGCTGGAGTTTCAATTTCTCCCGGCATCGAACGGCGAAAAGTAA